From the Acaryochloris thomasi RCC1774 genome, one window contains:
- a CDS encoding sterol desaturase family protein: MDNISDIFKVAGYLGWSIAAFIFASFVEYWLHRFMHIDPYPLGKVHVQHHQENTGQGFLLELRNYVIGTAPLMATTFLFSWQIGVCCTLGGIAYATFSAYAHQLQHDNPARCDWMEMPVHTVHHQYNQWHHNFGIAVDWWDRVFGTYQLKPWSTPIKENSSKRGYLAIKWR; the protein is encoded by the coding sequence ATGGACAACATTTCAGATATCTTCAAGGTCGCAGGATACCTGGGCTGGTCTATAGCTGCCTTTATCTTCGCTAGCTTCGTTGAATACTGGCTACATCGCTTCATGCATATCGATCCCTACCCTCTTGGCAAAGTCCATGTGCAACATCATCAAGAGAATACCGGCCAGGGATTTTTGCTAGAGCTGCGAAACTATGTGATTGGGACTGCACCGCTTATGGCCACTACGTTCTTATTCTCTTGGCAAATTGGGGTGTGCTGTACGCTGGGCGGCATTGCCTATGCGACGTTTTCAGCCTATGCCCATCAACTGCAGCATGATAATCCTGCGCGGTGTGACTGGATGGAGATGCCGGTTCACACTGTCCATCATCAGTACAACCAGTGGCACCATAATTTTGGCATAGCCGTGGACTGGTGGGACCGAGTATTTGGGACCTATCAGCTCAAGCCGTGGTCTACACCTATAAAAGAGAATTCATCGAAACGGGGCTATTTGGCGATCAAGTGGCGTTGA
- the corA gene encoding magnesium/cobalt transporter CorA has translation MTQFPASPPDYADYFYDQPGSAPGTLMIDEDAHPPEITLIEYDAMRSRRAAIANPEDCLACLDTEMVSWIDVQGLGSESILRRLGQVFHLHPLVLEDVVNVPQRSKVENYEDQLVLVARMVLPAAGEPGFTSEQVSFILQDHTLLTVQEHPGDCFDPVRQRIRFKKGSIRRAGADYLAYSLLDAVVDGFFPILENYSDQLEILEDEILLNPSRELLNQVHTLKRELLSLRRLSWSQRDAIASLLRDDSPLISEEVKVYLRDCHDHAIQILEMVETYREFAASLMDVYLSSVSNRMNEVMKILTVISTIFIPLTFIAGIYGMNFKNMPELNWEWGYAMVWFLMGAIASSLVYFFWKRGWFSNFSG, from the coding sequence ATGACCCAGTTTCCCGCTTCTCCTCCAGACTATGCGGACTACTTTTACGACCAGCCCGGTAGTGCCCCTGGCACGCTGATGATCGATGAGGATGCCCATCCTCCTGAAATCACGTTGATTGAATATGATGCAATGCGATCGCGTCGGGCTGCGATCGCAAATCCTGAAGATTGCCTCGCCTGTCTTGACACAGAGATGGTGTCCTGGATCGATGTTCAGGGGTTAGGTAGCGAAAGTATCTTACGGCGGCTGGGTCAGGTCTTTCATCTGCATCCCTTGGTGCTTGAAGATGTCGTCAATGTCCCCCAGCGCTCTAAAGTGGAGAACTACGAAGATCAGTTGGTGCTTGTAGCCCGAATGGTTTTACCCGCCGCCGGAGAACCTGGATTCACCAGTGAGCAGGTGAGCTTTATTCTGCAGGATCATACGCTGCTGACGGTGCAGGAACACCCTGGAGACTGCTTCGATCCGGTACGCCAGCGGATTCGGTTTAAGAAAGGATCCATCCGACGGGCAGGGGCCGATTATTTAGCCTATTCACTTTTAGATGCGGTGGTGGATGGCTTTTTCCCGATCTTGGAAAACTACAGCGATCAGCTTGAGATTCTCGAAGATGAAATTTTACTCAATCCATCACGGGAGTTGCTCAATCAGGTGCATACGCTTAAGCGAGAGCTGCTGTCTCTTCGGCGACTGAGCTGGTCTCAGAGAGATGCGATCGCATCTCTACTCCGCGACGACAGCCCCCTCATTAGCGAAGAAGTGAAAGTCTACCTGCGGGACTGCCACGATCACGCCATTCAGATTTTAGAGATGGTGGAAACCTATCGAGAGTTTGCCGCCAGCCTGATGGATGTCTATCTCTCCTCGGTCAGCAACCGCATGAACGAGGTGATGAAGATTCTCACCGTCATTTCGACAATTTTTATCCCGCTCACTTTTATTGCGGGCATCTACGGCATGAATTTCAAAAATATGCCGGAGCTGAACTGGGAGTGGGGATACGCAATGGTGTGGTTTTTGATGGGTGCGATCGCAAGCAGCCTAGTGTACTTCTTTTGGAAACGAGGCTGGTTTAGCAACTTCTCAGGCTGA
- a CDS encoding ATP-dependent zinc protease family protein: protein MTAPLPATLALPAIGWREWITLPSLGIDHVKAKIDTGARSSALHAFEVERIEAQGKTRVRFKVHPEQDRTDIVITAEADLFDEREVRDSGGHAELRPIIQVDVTLNGQSWPIELTLTDRSSMGFRMLLGREAVRGRFLVDAGQSFLQSAAQHSTLEQQRT, encoded by the coding sequence ATGACTGCCCCCCTGCCTGCCACCTTGGCTCTCCCCGCCATTGGCTGGCGTGAGTGGATTACGCTGCCTAGCCTCGGTATTGATCACGTCAAAGCCAAAATTGATACAGGCGCACGATCCTCAGCTCTCCACGCCTTTGAGGTTGAGCGGATTGAAGCACAAGGCAAAACCAGAGTCCGTTTCAAAGTCCATCCAGAACAAGACCGCACCGATATCGTGATCACGGCAGAAGCTGACCTATTTGATGAGCGTGAGGTCCGAGACTCCGGCGGTCACGCTGAGCTGCGGCCGATTATTCAGGTTGACGTCACCCTCAACGGTCAGTCTTGGCCCATCGAACTGACCTTAACTGACCGCAGCAGCATGGGATTCCGAATGCTGTTGGGGCGCGAAGCCGTGCGGGGGAGATTTCTAGTGGATGCGGGACAATCCTTCCTTCAGAGTGCAGCCCAGCACTCTACACTGGAACAGCAGAGAACTTGA
- the hepA gene encoding heterocyst formation ABC transporter subunit HepA — MPKRSLKLPTFVRNFLKATSIWQEHRLILRELKYFRRLLFLAITSSLISAITAAISIGLIGALLQGLTTPQAPPLQTDIAWIDNGILGVQASVNERIYRLGGLSLIAAWVQMATTYWGQLASRYAAFGLVNRVRKALFEQIQGLKLSFFMTTSTGALVTTLTGEVNQIQQVLNSISQMITQMFLLSGYAVSMALLSWQLSLATIVIFGLLSVGMTALRRRVREASFAVPIANKKFSSVTLEFINGIRTVHASGTQNFERERYGTAADQVYRAARRLSKGTLSVQPLTQGFASSLLIILIILAYTILVSNGILQATTLLAFLFALFRTLPIVAQMSGSRVNVSSLQGSLKSVTELLERKNKPYLRDGDLAYQSLQSAIELVDVSFGYDPEQLVLQNVSMAIKQGQTTALVGSSGAGKTTLADLIPRFFDPTAGQILVDGVDLRQLQINSLRSRMAIVSQDTFIFNASVYYNIAYGLADVTDAEVRQAAEQANALEFILEMPEQFETQLGDRGLRLSGGQRQRIAIARALLRNPEILILDEATSALDSVTEQLIQESLTTLSSGRTVISIAHRLSTISNADQVIVLEQGQIVEQGTYQGLLEQQGKLWQYHQMQYQQSAVQA, encoded by the coding sequence ATGCCCAAAAGATCTCTGAAACTGCCGACCTTTGTTCGTAACTTTTTGAAAGCGACCAGCATATGGCAAGAACACCGCTTGATTCTCCGAGAGCTGAAGTATTTTCGTCGACTGCTCTTTTTAGCAATCACTTCTTCTCTCATCTCTGCCATCACTGCAGCAATTAGCATTGGCCTGATCGGAGCCTTACTTCAAGGTCTCACCACCCCACAGGCTCCACCTCTGCAGACAGATATTGCCTGGATCGATAACGGCATTCTAGGTGTTCAAGCCTCTGTCAATGAGCGCATCTATCGCTTGGGTGGTCTCTCTCTCATCGCAGCATGGGTTCAAATGGCCACGACCTATTGGGGGCAGCTAGCGTCTAGATATGCAGCTTTTGGACTCGTCAACCGAGTGCGAAAAGCACTGTTTGAACAAATACAGGGTCTCAAACTCAGTTTTTTCATGACCACGAGTACTGGCGCACTCGTCACAACGCTGACTGGAGAAGTCAACCAGATTCAGCAAGTTCTGAATAGTATCTCTCAAATGATCACGCAGATGTTTTTGCTATCTGGCTATGCGGTTTCGATGGCATTACTATCTTGGCAGTTATCTCTGGCAACTATTGTCATTTTTGGCCTACTTTCAGTGGGAATGACAGCGCTGCGACGCCGGGTTCGAGAGGCCAGTTTTGCCGTTCCCATTGCCAACAAGAAATTTTCCTCAGTTACCCTAGAATTTATCAATGGCATCCGCACTGTTCATGCTTCCGGTACCCAAAACTTTGAACGTGAGCGTTATGGGACGGCGGCCGATCAGGTTTATCGAGCGGCTCGTCGATTGAGTAAGGGCACGCTCAGCGTTCAACCGCTAACCCAGGGATTTGCCAGTAGCTTATTAATTATTTTAATTATTCTTGCCTATACAATACTCGTATCAAACGGCATTCTACAGGCTACGACGTTACTTGCCTTCTTGTTTGCCTTGTTTCGGACATTGCCCATCGTGGCCCAGATGAGTGGCTCTCGCGTTAATGTTAGTAGCTTGCAAGGCTCCCTCAAAAGCGTAACTGAGCTACTTGAGCGCAAAAATAAGCCCTATCTGCGAGACGGCGATCTTGCCTATCAGAGTCTGCAGTCGGCCATTGAGCTTGTGGACGTGAGCTTTGGCTACGATCCTGAGCAGCTTGTCCTCCAAAATGTTTCGATGGCGATTAAGCAGGGACAGACGACGGCTTTAGTGGGATCTTCTGGTGCTGGTAAAACCACCCTGGCAGATCTGATTCCACGCTTTTTTGACCCCACAGCAGGTCAGATTTTAGTGGATGGCGTCGATCTTCGTCAGCTGCAGATTAACTCACTGCGGTCTCGGATGGCGATTGTGAGTCAGGATACTTTTATTTTCAATGCTTCGGTTTACTACAATATTGCCTATGGTCTTGCGGACGTAACTGACGCAGAGGTGCGACAGGCGGCGGAGCAGGCAAATGCGCTGGAGTTCATCCTAGAGATGCCGGAGCAGTTTGAAACTCAGTTGGGCGATCGCGGTTTGCGACTCTCTGGCGGTCAGCGTCAGCGTATTGCCATTGCCCGTGCGCTTTTGCGCAACCCTGAAATTTTGATTTTAGATGAAGCAACCAGTGCCCTAGATTCCGTAACGGAGCAGCTGATCCAAGAGTCGTTGACGACCCTATCTTCGGGCAGAACAGTGATTTCTATTGCCCACCGTCTCTCAACGATTTCCAATGCAGATCAGGTAATCGTACTAGAACAAGGTCAGATTGTTGAGCAGGGGACCTACCAAGGTCTGCTCGAACAGCAGGGTAAGCTGTGGCAATATCATCAGATGCAGTACCAGCAGTCAGCAGTTCAGGCCTGA
- a CDS encoding sensor histidine kinase, producing MVVPLLGFILISKASAVNLFADRLAQLEGKGFTIRTARTVLLESFEAAWSHSTYWAVLVGGFTAAILSLILARIITRPLTQIEQTIHQIAAGDLQERVPSNAIPELNRLSRSFNRMAIQLDDVEQRRRELITDLTHELRTPLTILQGYLETWATGKLTPNAKAYQLLIQETKRLERLTNDVQELSVAEAGHLTLDLQPLALRPLIEELIQTLSHQLTEDGPCLRLDCPSESPQVLADPARTKQILVNLLGNALRHTKSGTVTIQVQAEERDVWIAVQDTGSGIAADDLPHVFERFWRSEEMRSQATRGTGIGLAITRRLVELQSGQITAESQLGIGSTFRFSLPKVN from the coding sequence ATGGTCGTTCCTTTGCTGGGCTTTATCTTAATCAGCAAAGCCTCCGCCGTGAATTTATTTGCCGATCGCCTAGCGCAGCTTGAAGGCAAAGGGTTTACCATCCGCACGGCCCGCACTGTCCTACTAGAGAGCTTCGAGGCTGCCTGGAGTCACAGCACCTACTGGGCTGTTTTGGTGGGAGGCTTTACCGCTGCTATTTTGAGCTTGATCCTTGCTCGTATTATCACGCGGCCCTTGACCCAGATTGAGCAGACGATTCATCAGATCGCGGCCGGCGATCTACAGGAACGGGTGCCCAGCAATGCCATCCCAGAGCTAAACCGTCTCAGCCGCAGCTTCAACCGCATGGCGATTCAGCTTGATGATGTGGAGCAGCGGCGGCGGGAGCTAATCACCGATTTAACCCACGAGCTACGGACGCCGCTGACGATTCTGCAAGGATATCTAGAAACCTGGGCCACCGGGAAGCTGACGCCCAACGCAAAAGCCTACCAGCTTTTAATTCAGGAAACCAAGCGTTTAGAACGGCTGACGAATGATGTGCAAGAGCTATCCGTTGCTGAAGCCGGACATCTCACTCTAGATCTGCAGCCGCTAGCGTTAAGGCCGCTGATTGAAGAACTGATCCAAACCCTCTCCCATCAGTTAACGGAGGACGGTCCCTGCCTCCGATTAGACTGTCCGTCGGAGAGCCCACAGGTTCTTGCCGATCCCGCACGAACAAAGCAGATTTTGGTCAATCTGCTGGGGAATGCGCTCCGCCACACAAAAAGCGGCACCGTCACTATTCAAGTTCAGGCAGAAGAGCGTGATGTCTGGATTGCAGTGCAGGATACAGGATCAGGGATCGCGGCTGATGATCTACCCCACGTGTTTGAACGATTTTGGCGGTCCGAAGAGATGCGATCGCAAGCAACCCGAGGCACCGGAATCGGACTCGCCATCACTCGCCGCCTAGTGGAACTTCAAAGTGGGCAAATCACTGCTGAAAGTCAACTAGGCATTGGCAGTACCTTTCGCTTTTCGCTGCCAAAGGTGAACTGA
- a CDS encoding mechanosensitive ion channel family protein, with protein sequence MDLLNQLNLNLGIDPEIPNKLIASAIGLILVLSLRWLALRVLNRRVKDPRILYGWRKWVGYISFGFSIFSVGRPWVPELQNISTFLGIVTAGLAVALKEPIVDLVGWAFILSRQPFQVGDRIQLGPHAGDVIDIRIFQFTLMEVGNWVAADQSTGRVIHVPNGKVFQDTVANYSQGFQYLWHEIPVLLTFESDWEQAKQILLKLANCHAEHLSDAAQSRLRAAAQKYMIVYSKLTPIVYTSVQESGVLLTIRYLCEPRQRRTTEQSIWEDILRTFAQHDNIAFAYPTQRFVSSSDPHLNRPPQ encoded by the coding sequence ATGGACCTGCTCAATCAGCTCAATCTTAATCTAGGCATAGACCCTGAGATTCCAAATAAGCTGATCGCCTCCGCCATAGGTCTCATCTTGGTCCTGAGTCTCCGCTGGCTGGCACTGCGTGTGCTGAATCGCCGGGTCAAAGATCCGCGTATTCTTTACGGCTGGCGCAAGTGGGTCGGCTATATCAGCTTTGGGTTTTCCATTTTCAGCGTCGGTCGGCCCTGGGTTCCTGAACTACAGAACATCTCTACCTTTTTAGGGATTGTCACAGCAGGCTTGGCGGTAGCGTTGAAAGAACCTATCGTTGATTTAGTGGGATGGGCTTTCATCCTTTCTCGGCAGCCCTTTCAAGTGGGCGATCGCATCCAACTTGGCCCCCATGCCGGCGACGTCATCGACATCCGCATCTTTCAATTTACGCTCATGGAAGTGGGCAATTGGGTGGCGGCCGATCAGAGCACAGGCCGCGTGATTCACGTACCCAACGGAAAAGTATTTCAAGATACCGTTGCCAACTATTCCCAAGGGTTCCAATATCTTTGGCACGAAATTCCGGTCCTGCTCACCTTTGAGAGCGACTGGGAGCAGGCCAAACAGATCTTGCTTAAGCTCGCCAACTGTCATGCCGAACACCTTAGCGATGCAGCCCAGTCTCGTCTGCGGGCTGCGGCTCAAAAATATATGATCGTCTACTCTAAACTCACCCCCATCGTTTATACCTCCGTGCAGGAGAGCGGTGTCTTGCTGACTATTCGCTATCTCTGTGAGCCTCGGCAGCGACGAACAACAGAGCAGTCCATTTGGGAAGATATTTTGAGAACGTTTGCCCAGCACGATAATATTGCCTTTGCCTATCCTACCCAGCGGTTTGTTTCATCAAGCGATCCGCACCTGAACCGGCCACCCCAATAG
- a CDS encoding NifU family protein — protein MAAILELNPENVETVLDELRPYLMADGGNVELVEIEGPVVRLRLQGACGSCPSSTMTLKMGIERKMRDMIPEVAEVEQVI, from the coding sequence ATGGCTGCGATTTTAGAACTTAACCCAGAAAATGTAGAAACTGTCTTGGATGAGCTGCGCCCCTACCTGATGGCGGATGGCGGCAATGTTGAACTGGTCGAAATTGAAGGGCCGGTTGTACGCCTGCGTCTCCAAGGAGCCTGTGGTTCTTGCCCTAGCTCAACAATGACCCTCAAGATGGGTATCGAACGCAAGATGCGTGACATGATTCCTGAGGTCGCTGAAGTTGAGCAGGTGATCTAA
- a CDS encoding PRC-barrel domain containing protein, with protein sequence MTHALELKVCHSSFLHCQVVTTSSAKLLGQVSAVWLDLINHKVLGFSSRVGFWDTLQTYPWRQVVAVEDQMIKVKAASASHPSSVLHLEAQSWTATTTRLDFEVWTHKGRRLGNIADYSFDPSTGIICEYLCAVQGRIGLAENLLRISPDMIMDAGQGWLVVPDAVMQQVETEAEPIDISPSRVVALC encoded by the coding sequence ATGACTCACGCCCTAGAGTTAAAAGTTTGCCACAGTAGTTTCCTGCATTGCCAGGTCGTGACTACTTCTTCCGCTAAGCTACTGGGTCAAGTCTCTGCCGTCTGGCTAGACCTAATTAATCACAAAGTCTTAGGTTTCAGCAGTCGCGTTGGCTTTTGGGATACGTTGCAGACCTATCCCTGGCGGCAGGTCGTAGCCGTTGAAGACCAAATGATCAAGGTTAAAGCGGCTTCGGCGAGTCATCCCAGCTCGGTTTTGCACCTAGAGGCTCAGTCATGGACTGCGACAACGACTCGCCTCGATTTTGAAGTGTGGACCCATAAAGGACGGCGACTGGGCAACATTGCAGACTACTCTTTTGACCCCAGCACGGGAATCATCTGTGAATATCTCTGCGCTGTTCAAGGCCGCATTGGGCTGGCAGAGAATCTGCTTCGTATTTCACCTGACATGATTATGGATGCAGGACAGGGATGGTTAGTGGTTCCTGATGCAGTGATGCAGCAGGTAGAAACAGAAGCAGAGCCAATAGATATTTCACCGAGCAGAGTCGTCGCTCTATGCTAG
- a CDS encoding ATP-binding protein encodes MTITPAQIDVWRQVPRETPKLEFKEAKNSFDKTKLYRYCVAIANEGGGHLLLGISDERPRPVVGTSAFPNPGVIAEKLLIVLKFRVEVEAVEHSDGRVIVFLIPSRPKGTAYNHGGAYLMRSGEQLVPMSEDQLRRIFAEGQPDWLEGSAKSNCSDEDIVRLLDTQSYYDLQERTYPSTRAEVLRKFEQEHLIESATAGWNITRMGAILFAKRIEQDFPDLQSKAPRFVVYEQNNKLNTRMDIFGSKGYAVGFSGLVSFIMAQTPQSEVLSGALRESVKMFPEEAVRELLANALIHQDFSQTGPSVRIELFSDRLEISNLGLPPIDTERFIDEDKSRNERLADLMRRLRICERKGSGFDRVVNATEVHQLPAPDIRLGTVHTSIVLFAHKDFKEMDRDDRIRATYQHCCLKYVMNEKMTNRSLRKRFQLPDKKAEPVSRAIREALDARLVQPADPSVTSTRYRSYIPFWA; translated from the coding sequence ATGACTATTACACCGGCACAGATTGACGTATGGCGACAGGTCCCTCGAGAAACGCCAAAGCTAGAGTTTAAAGAAGCTAAAAATAGCTTTGATAAAACTAAGCTCTATCGATACTGCGTTGCTATTGCCAACGAAGGTGGCGGACATCTCTTACTTGGGATTTCGGATGAGCGCCCTCGTCCCGTGGTAGGTACCTCAGCGTTCCCTAATCCAGGTGTAATCGCTGAAAAACTCCTGATAGTTCTCAAGTTTCGCGTTGAAGTAGAGGCTGTAGAGCATTCCGATGGTCGAGTTATAGTTTTTCTTATTCCATCTCGCCCCAAAGGCACAGCGTACAATCACGGCGGAGCCTATCTTATGCGCTCTGGCGAACAACTTGTACCTATGAGTGAAGATCAACTGAGAAGAATTTTTGCTGAGGGCCAACCCGATTGGTTGGAGGGATCCGCCAAGTCAAACTGTAGCGATGAAGATATTGTCCGCTTACTGGATACTCAAAGCTACTATGACCTACAAGAACGGACTTATCCAAGTACCCGTGCAGAAGTTCTACGAAAGTTTGAGCAAGAGCACCTGATCGAATCCGCTACAGCTGGATGGAATATTACCCGTATGGGAGCTATCTTATTTGCCAAACGCATTGAACAAGATTTTCCTGATCTACAGTCAAAAGCGCCTCGTTTCGTTGTTTATGAGCAAAACAATAAGCTCAACACCCGCATGGATATTTTTGGAAGCAAGGGTTACGCCGTGGGTTTCTCGGGTCTAGTGAGCTTTATTATGGCCCAAACTCCGCAAAGCGAAGTCCTCAGCGGAGCACTACGAGAATCAGTCAAAATGTTCCCAGAAGAGGCTGTGCGGGAATTGTTAGCTAATGCACTAATTCATCAAGATTTTTCTCAGACTGGGCCATCGGTCCGAATTGAGCTTTTCTCAGATCGCCTAGAGATTAGCAATTTGGGCTTACCTCCAATTGATACCGAGCGTTTTATTGATGAGGATAAATCTCGCAACGAGCGCCTTGCGGATCTCATGCGTCGTCTTAGAATCTGTGAGCGTAAAGGAAGTGGCTTTGATCGGGTTGTCAATGCGACTGAAGTGCATCAGTTACCCGCTCCTGACATTAGATTGGGGACCGTTCACACATCTATCGTGCTTTTTGCCCATAAGGACTTCAAGGAGATGGATCGTGACGATCGTATCCGGGCAACCTACCAACACTGCTGCTTAAAGTATGTGATGAATGAGAAAATGACCAACAGGTCTCTTAGAAAGCGCTTTCAATTACCGGATAAGAAAGCAGAGCCGGTTTCAAGAGCCATTCGTGAAGCCCTTGATGCTAGATTAGTTCAGCCTGCTGATCCATCTGTAACATCTACCCGCTATCGGAGTTATATTCCCTTCTGGGCTTGA
- a CDS encoding succinylglutamate desuccinylase/aspartoacylase family protein has translation MEPNVIEVGEVAVHPGQRQQIDLPVARLPTQTMLSLPITVINGVQSGPCLWLSAAIHGDELNGVDIIRQVLEQVNPQILCGTLLAVPIVNVFGFIEQSRYLPDRRDLNRSFPGSVRGSLAGRLAHLFMKEVVSHCTHGIDLHTASNHRTNWPQIRANLDDAETYRCAKAFNAPLMLHANIRDGSLRQAAAQQGIPVLLYEAGEALRFDPHAIAIGVTGILQVMTTLGMLRPPVQQPSSEQSQSLELRQSRWVRASRSGILHKHVALGQQVTKRQHIGSISDTLGDTSIKIYSPCAGVIIGYTQNPLVNQGDGIVHIAQQL, from the coding sequence ATGGAACCTAACGTTATTGAGGTCGGAGAGGTTGCCGTTCACCCTGGGCAACGACAGCAAATAGATCTGCCCGTCGCGCGGCTGCCGACGCAAACGATGCTGTCCCTTCCGATTACCGTCATCAACGGCGTTCAGTCTGGCCCTTGCCTTTGGTTGAGTGCAGCAATTCATGGCGACGAACTCAACGGTGTCGATATTATTCGTCAGGTATTGGAACAGGTCAATCCGCAAATACTATGCGGTACGTTGCTGGCGGTACCCATCGTCAATGTGTTTGGTTTTATTGAGCAGTCGCGCTATCTTCCCGATCGCCGCGATCTCAATCGATCGTTCCCTGGGTCTGTACGCGGATCACTCGCGGGGCGGTTGGCCCATCTGTTCATGAAAGAAGTGGTTAGCCACTGTACCCACGGCATTGATCTCCATACGGCCTCCAATCACCGCACAAACTGGCCGCAGATCCGAGCAAATTTAGATGATGCAGAAACCTACCGCTGTGCTAAAGCCTTTAATGCACCTCTGATGCTGCACGCCAATATCCGCGATGGCTCACTTCGCCAAGCTGCCGCTCAGCAAGGGATTCCGGTTTTGCTATACGAAGCCGGTGAGGCCCTCAGATTTGACCCTCATGCGATTGCAATCGGGGTGACAGGAATTTTGCAGGTGATGACGACCCTAGGTATGTTGAGGCCCCCTGTTCAGCAGCCCTCATCTGAACAGTCCCAGTCTCTAGAGCTGCGGCAGTCTCGGTGGGTGAGAGCCTCACGCAGCGGTATTTTGCATAAGCATGTTGCCTTAGGACAGCAGGTGACGAAAAGACAGCACATTGGCTCTATCTCTGATACGTTGGGCGATACCAGTATCAAAATCTACTCTCCCTGTGCCGGAGTGATCATTGGCTACACTCAAAACCCCTTAGTGAACCAAGGGGATGGTATTGTTCACATCGCTCAGCAGCTTTAG
- the rimK gene encoding 30S ribosomal protein S6--L-glutamate ligase, with protein sequence MKIAILSRNASLYSTRRLKEAGEERGHEIRVIDYLRCYMNIAAHKPKVIYQGEDLEGFDAIIPRIGASQTFYGCAVVRQFEVMDVFSANESQAISRSRDKLRCLQILARQGIGLPVTGFAHSTKDIDGLLETVGGAPVVIKLLEGTQGIGVVLAETTQAATSVIEAFRGLDANILVQEFIKEAKGMDIRCFVVGDRVIASMKRQGAPGEFRSNIHRGGSAVKIKLTPEERSTATRAAKAMGLRVAGVDILRSNHGPVVMEVNSSPGLEGIETSTEVDVAGKIIDFLGKNAEPGKTRDRIKY encoded by the coding sequence ATGAAAATCGCAATTTTGTCACGGAACGCCTCTCTCTATTCCACTCGACGTCTCAAGGAAGCAGGAGAAGAGCGAGGACACGAAATTCGCGTCATCGACTACCTGCGCTGCTACATGAACATCGCCGCTCATAAACCAAAAGTGATTTATCAGGGCGAAGATCTAGAAGGGTTTGATGCGATCATTCCCCGCATCGGTGCATCACAGACCTTCTATGGCTGTGCCGTTGTCCGACAGTTTGAAGTCATGGATGTCTTCAGCGCCAATGAATCTCAAGCGATCTCGCGCTCCCGCGACAAACTGCGGTGTCTACAAATTCTGGCTCGTCAGGGGATCGGTCTGCCCGTAACGGGTTTTGCTCATTCCACAAAAGATATTGATGGCTTACTAGAGACCGTTGGCGGTGCCCCTGTTGTGATCAAGCTTCTAGAAGGAACACAGGGCATTGGTGTTGTTCTAGCGGAAACAACGCAGGCCGCAACCTCAGTGATCGAAGCGTTTCGAGGCTTGGACGCCAACATTCTCGTTCAGGAGTTCATCAAAGAAGCCAAGGGCATGGATATTCGCTGTTTCGTGGTGGGCGATCGCGTGATTGCCTCCATGAAGCGTCAGGGAGCGCCCGGTGAGTTTCGCTCCAATATTCATCGAGGCGGGAGCGCGGTCAAGATTAAGCTCACGCCAGAAGAGCGCAGTACGGCAACCCGTGCCGCCAAAGCAATGGGTCTTCGCGTCGCTGGCGTCGATATCCTGAGATCGAATCATGGCCCTGTGGTGATGGAAGTGAACTCTTCTCCGGGGCTAGAAGGCATCGAAACCTCCACAGAGGTAGACGTGGCAGGAAAAATCATTGACTTCTTGGGAAAGAATGCTGAGCCGGGTAAAACTCGCGATCGCATCAAGTATTAA